The Theileria orientalis strain Shintoku DNA, chromosome 3, complete genome genome window below encodes:
- a CDS encoding uncharacterized protein (FAD dependent oxidoreductase family protein), with product MTFLNTVHNISRINKRFLPNLLKCGTRSISTQSNSSKSNEYDVFIVGGGTTGTALFYTLSKFTDVKRIALCERREGYALSASYPKNNSQTIHCDIESNYTTESARKVKRAADILRNYLTKLPKDDLDNIAIEGQKMLIGVGDRECEFIEKRYKPFNEIFPSIEYLTKEEIAKVEPNVIYRKDKSPRPEDVNALYVRNELTTINFLKLSEMFVRTAENPDKHLTTMMNTEVKGVEREGKGFKVKTTKGDFAARFVIFGTCGYSLLFAHRMGFGLEYSVLPVAGSFYFSQNILRGKVYTVQNPLLPFAAIHGDPDIVAENQTRLGPTALPLPLLERYNLASFPDFLKVFRLDHRVLLVYFDLFKQRDIRNYVLKNFMFEVPVLSRWLFLRDARKIVPSLEYGDVVYSKGFGGVRPQLVDKKNRKLLFGESKIRSGDGLIFNISPSPGATTCLANAVGDVREVCEFLGATVYEDKIKTHLLEGDYAVTT from the exons ATGACGTTTCTAAATACTGTACATAATATAAGcagaataaataaaa GATTCCTGCCAAATCTTTTAAAGTGTGGCACGAGGAGCATATCAACGCAGTCAAACAGCTCAAAATCAAACGAGTACGATGTATTTATAGTGGGAGGAGGAACGACGGGGACAGCACTGTTCTACACTCTGTCAAAATTTACAG aTGTGAAGAGGATCGCACTTTGTGAAAGAAGGGAAGGCTATGCCCTTTCAGCATCATACCCGAAAAACAATAGCCAAACAATACACTGCG ACATCGAGAGCAACTACACCACGGAATCAGCAAGGAAAGTGAAGAGAGCAGCAGACATACTGAGAAACTACCTGACGAAACTGCCTAAAGATGACTTGGATAA tATTGCAATCGAAGGGCAGAAGATGCTGATAGGGGTGGGAGACAGGGAGTGTGAGTTTATAGAGAAGAGATACAAGCCGTTCAACGAAATATTCCCGTCAATAGAGTACCTGACGAAAGAAGAG ATTGCGAAGGTGGAGCCTAACGTAATATACCGAAAGGACAAAAGTCCGAGGCCAGAGGACGTGAACGCACTGTACGTGAGAAACGAACTCACGACGATCAACTTCCTGAAGCTGTCGGAAATGTTCGTGAGGACGGCGGAGAACCCGGACAAGCACCTGACGACGATGATGAACACTGAGGTCAAGGGCGTGGAGAGAGAGGGAAAGGGCTTCAAGGTGAAGACGACAAAGGGGGATTTCGCTGCGAGGTTTGTGATATTCGGAACGTGCGGATACTCGCTGCTCTTCGCACACAGGATGGGCTTCGGCCTGGAGTACAGCGTGCTGCCGGTGGCAGGAAGCTTCTACTTCTCGCAGAACATTCTGAGGGGGAAGGTGTACACAGTGCAGAACCCTCTGCTGCCCTTCGCAGCAATACACGGAGACCCGGACATAGTGGCGGAAAACCAGACGAGGCTGGGGCCGACGGCGCTGCCGCTGCCTCTGCTCGAGAGGTACAACCTGGCGAGCTTCCCGGACTTCCTGAAAGTGTTCAGGCTCGACCACAGAGTGCTGCTGGTATACTTCGACCTGTTCAAGCAGCGAGACATAAGGAACTACGTCCTGAAGAACTTCATGTTCGAGGTCCCGGTCCTCTCGAGGTGGCTCTTCCTGCGGGACGCCAGGAAGATTGTGCCCTCGCTGGAGTACGGGGACGTGGTCTACTCGAAGGGCTTCGGCGGCGTGAGGCCGCAGCTGGTGGACAAGAAGAACAGGAAGCTGCTCTTCGGAGAGAGCAAAATAAGGTCCGGCGACGGCCTCATCTTCAACATATCCCCGTCGCCGGGAGCGACCACGTGCCTGGCGAACGCAGTGGGCGACGTGCGGGAGGTGTGCGAGTTCCTCGGCGCTACAGTCTACGAGGACAAGATAAAGACGCACCTCCTGGAGGGCGACTACGCAGTGACAACGTAG
- a CDS encoding uncharacterized protein (Longin-like domain containing protein) yields the protein MTNFNITQVEAILILGEEGEKIAVRYYKLHPSSQLSIAENDQVVFEKSLVNQLEQARLANVVHDCLLIENHLVVFSVLADVYVVVVGHLSENELILSQLCKNVESVLDYITG from the exons AtgactaattttaatatcacTCAAGTCGAGGCAATACTGATTCTTGGGGAAGAGGGAGAGAAGATCGCAGTAAGGTACTACAAACTACACCCTTCGAGCCAAt TGTCGATAGCCGAGAATGACCAAGTGGTATTTGAAAAATCATTAGTAAATCAATTGGAACAAGCAAGACTCGCTA ATGTGGTACACGACTGCCTACTGATTGAAAATCATCTGGTTGTGTTCTCAGTCCTAGCCGATGTGTACGTAGTGGTAGTAGGACACCTCTCAGAGAACGAACTGATTCTCTCacaattgtgtaaaaatgtaGAATCGGTGCTGGACTACATAACAGGGTAG
- a CDS encoding 60S ribosomal protein L15, translating to MGAYRYLEELWRKKQSDVMRTLLRVRTWEYRQLPALHRVTKPTRPDKARRLGYKAKQGFVIFRVRVRRGDRKKNVANGIVYGKPKHQGIRKQKSKRNLRSVAEERVGRRCGGLRVLNSYWVGQDEVYKFYEVILVDPAHNAVRNNPRLNYLCKPVHKHREMRGLTSAGRKARGLRVKGPKASKSRPSVRANWKRRQLQILWRKR from the exons ATGGGTGCTTACAG GTATTTGGAAGAGCTATGGAGGAAAAAGCAGTCAGATGTCATGAGAACCCTCCTCAGGGTCAGGACATGGGAATACAGGCAGTTGCCAGCCTTACACAGAGTAACAAAACCAACGAGGCCAGACAAGGCCAGAAGGCTAGGATACAAGGCAAAACAAGGTTTTGTTATATTCAGAGTAAGAGTAAGACGTGGCGATCGCAAGAAAAACGTCGCTAACGGAATAGTATACGGAAAACCAAAGCACCAGGGTATCCGCAAGCAGAAGTCGAAGAGGAACCTGAGAAGCGTGGCAGAAGAAAGAGTAGGAAGACGCTGCGGAGGCCTGAGAGTGCTTAACAGCTACTGGGTGGGCCAGGATGAAGTCTACAAGTTCTACGAAGTCATACTGGTGGACCCAGCACACAACGCAGTGAGAAACAACCCGAGGTTGAACTACCTCTGCAAACCAGTACACAAACACAGAGAAATGAGAGGACTGACCTCAGCAGGAAGAAAGGCACGCGGACTGCGCGTGAAGGGCCCGAAGGCATCCAAGTCCAGACCTTCGGTGAGAGCCAACTGGAAGAGAAGGCAACTGCAAATACTCTGGAGAAAGAGATAA
- a CDS encoding uncharacterized protein (possible rhomboid family protein), whose protein sequence is MLLILAINRVKCFRADSYAPKTYNIKRNNSVRIHKSDVYHPLKLGALISNPEEFKLIPNYLHYEKLTNFIPDRVELLHKLKKSLSRYRKVTLKVIGKLRCKTLPTLRRCYEDLLDEVKFWYLKGSNFSFYDLFTLGDNPVYLLTKLNLLVFIVDIFLKGQLKRNFSVEGLNLFYKNEHYRILTSLFVHSDLRHLLSNLGGLLSVGNNVLKLYGPANLVLIYFTAGLLGNYISYMYNYVYKNGIPANLLLILRSIGRNFSSATKPIVTATNTIVDDILQKSRRVGFPVFMFDYLFTTASMAFDFLLSKLVQVVTGVSPGSPNDVDMKVKEICMTRSRTDYKTCGASSGIFGLHGALLTYYIKSGYINNYTAMNNLFVSFAVPYIIGSFTHKIDHVSHAVGFLIGSALSAMLD, encoded by the coding sequence ATGTTACTCATTCTGGCCATAAATAGGGTAAAATGTTTTAGGGCAGATAGTTACGCGCCAAAAACGTATAACATAAAACGGAACAACTCAGTTAGAATACACAAGAGTGATGTGTACCACCCCTTGAAGTTGGGCGCTTTAATATCAAATCCAGAGGAATTTAAACTGATTccaaattatttacactaCGAGAAATTGACAAATTTCATACCAGATAGGGTTGAGCTGCTCCATAAGTTAAAGAAGAGCCTGAGCAGGTACAGGAAGGTCACGCTGAAGGTCATCGGAAAGCTGCGGTGTAAGACGCTGCCAACGCTCCGCAGGTGCTacgaggacctgctggacgaAGTAAAGTTCTGGTACCTCAAGGGGAGTAACTTCAGCTTCTACGACCTGTTCACGCTGGGGGACAACCCAGTCTACCTGCTCACTAAACTAAACCTCCTGGTGTTCATAGTGGACATATTTCTCAAGGGGCAGCTTAAGCGAAACTTCTCAGTCGAGGGGCTGAACCTCTTCTATAAAAACGAGCACTATCGCATACTCACGTCGCTGTTCGTGCACTCGGACCTGCGACACCTCCTGTCCAACCTCGGAGGCCTCCTCTCAGTGGGAAACAACGtgctgaagctgtacgGGCCCGCGAACCTGGTTCTCATCTACTTCACAGCCGGGCTGCTGGGAAACTACATAAGCTACATGTACAACTACGTCTACAAGAACGGGATTCCGGCCAACCTGCTGCTGATCCTCAGGTCCATCGGGAGGAACTTCTCGAGCGCCACGAAACCCATCGTGACCGCCACGAACACAATCGTGGACGACATTCTGCAGAAGAGCAGGAGGGTCGGGTTCCCGGTCTTCATGTTCGACTACCTCTTCACGACGGCCTCGATGGCCTTCGACTTCCTGCTTTCGAAGCTCGTCCAGGTCGTCACTGGCGTCTCGCCGGGGTCCCCTAACGACGTGGACATGAAGGTGAAGGAGATTTGCATGACCAGGTCGAGGACCGACTACAAGACTTGTGGCGCGTCCAGCGGCATATTTGGACTCCACGGCGCACTACTGACCTACTACATTAAGTCCGGGTACATAAACAACTACACCGCGATGAACAACCTGTTCGTGTCGTTCGCCGTCCCTTACATCATAGGGTCTTTCACACACAAAATTGACCACGTATCGCACGCTGTCGGCTTCCTCATAGGATCTGCTCTATCAGCAATGTTggattaa